Part of the Planctomycetia bacterium genome is shown below.
GGACTGACGCTCACCCGTGCCCGCACCGGCACGGGTGAGCGTGTCGTGACGCGGCTCACTGCCACATCGGCTGGGCCCGCCATGCGGCCAGCGGTCCGAGGATCAGGAGCGGCAGCCAGGCCGCCGCAGCCGGTCCGAGCACGTCGGCTCCGGCGAGGGCGTGGCAGCCCATCAGCACCAGAAAAAACACGATCGTCATCAGCACGCACTGACCGACGGCCACGAAGACGCCGCGGCGAATCGGCCCGAGCACGAGCGGAATGCCCAACAGGGTCAGCGTCATGTCGAGGAACGGGGCCGTGAATCGGGCGTGGATCCGCAGCGGCACCTTCGCTCCCGTGCCGAGGGCCGGGTTGTTGATCGCGGCGATCAGGTCGGGCGTCGCCGAGTAGTGGCTCCAGTTCTCGTCCCTGCAGACCTGCTCGAACGTGACATCGCTGCAGACGAAGCACTGGCGCGGCTCCAGCCAGGCGGCCGTGGCACGGGTGATGACGGCGGGCCGGCCGCCGGACTCGAGCCGCGGCAGGGAGTCGATCTCGGCGGGTTCGCCGACGCCGCTGAGCAGGTAGCCGGCGGGGTGGTCGGGGCCCGCGGGCCGCCAGACGGCCTCGGCGGCGTCGATCTGGTGGCCGTAGTCGCTTCCCTGGAAGTGCTTGGGGAGCAACAGGCTCGGGGACTCGATCCGCATCGGCCCGGCCTGGAAGTGACCGCCGCGGAACAGGATCTCGGTGGCGTTGTCGAACCGCGGCGCGAAGGGACGCCGAGTCTCCCCGGCGAGATCCTGGGCGTTGCGGGCGAAGGACTGCCGCACGGCGGGGATCACGGTCTCGCGGCTGACCGCGGCGGCGATGCTGACGATGGCCGCGAACACCAGCGTCGGGCGGGCGATCCGCCAGCGGGCGATGCCGGCCGCGAGCAACGCCGTCAGCTCGTTGTGTCGCTCCAGCCAGGAAAGCGCGAACATCGCGCTGGCGAGGGTGATGACCGGGCTGGCGGCGTCGAAGAACCAGATCAGGCGGACGCCGTAGTACGAGCCGAGCACCCTGGCGAGGCCGCCGGCCTGCGCGGCGTATTCGCTGAATTCGTCCATGTTCGTGAACGCGTCGAAGACGACGTACAGCCCGGCGAGGCTGACGAACACGACCATGAAGGCGTTCACCTGCGCCCGGGTGATGTAGCGGTCGATCAGCATGGGTGCTTGACGGGACTCGCCGGCAGGGGACGATGGGGGCTCCGGTGCGGGGGGCATGACGCCCCCGGACGGCGGACGGGGCGGCGGAGGGTAGGCGTTCGCGGGACGAGCGTCAACGGGACCGAGTCCGGGAGTTCGCGGGCGAAGTCCGGAAAAAACGCGATGGCATGGGCCCACATGATGCGCCGGGAGGCGGCACGGCTTGCCGGCCGGGGGCTCGATCTGCTCTGTCCGGCGCGGTGCGCCGTGTGCGGCGCGGATGTCGCCGCCGGGATCCCCGACGAGTGTCCTCCGGGACCGACCACCTGCGCCGCCTGCAGGCGCATGCTCGTGGGACCGGATCGTTGCACCCGGTGCGGCGGCTCCTGCGCCGCCGGTACGTGCCGGGCGCGGGCGGAGTGGGACGGCATCGTCGTGCTCGGCGGATATGGCGACGACCTCCGGCACGCCGTGCTGCGGGCCAAGCGGCCCGGAGGGGAGCCGCTCGCCGCGGCACTGGGCGGCCTGTGTGCCCAGCGGCATGCCGCGACGCTGGACGCGTGGCGGATCGACGTGGTCGTGCCGGTGCCGATGCACTGGTGGCGACGCGCACTGCGCGGGGCGACCGCGGCCGGGGCGATCGCCCGCGGCCTCGCGGCGGCTCTGGGCCGGCCATGCGTGCAGGGGCTGGCCCGCACGCGGCACACGCCACTGCAGAACCGGCTGCCGTACGAGCAACGGCGCGGGAATGTCCGTGGCGCGTTCCGGGCGCTGGCGCGGATGGCGGATCGGCGGGTGCTGCTGGTGGACGACGTCGTCACGACGGGGGGCACCTGCGCGGCCTGTCGGGAGGCACTCCGGTCCGTCGGGGTCGGGGCGGTCTTCGTGGCCGCCGTGGCCCGGGCCGAGAGGGACGACGACCCTGCGAACGCGGCACACGGGTGACCTTCCGGCAACCGATCAATCGACGCCTGGCCGGCGATCCGCGAGAATCCGATCCATGAGTCGCAACGCATCGATCCGCATCGGCACCCGTGGCAGCCTGCTGGCGAGGACGCAGTCCGAGGGGGTCGCCGCCGCCCTGCGGCAGGCGGGCGTCGCCGTCGAACTGGTCGTCATCGCCACGACCGGGGATGTCCGAACCGACATCCCGATCGCCGGACTTGTCCGCGCGGGGGGAAGCGACGGCGTGTTCGTGCGCGAGTTGGAGCAGGCACTTCGCGACGGCCGCATCGACGCGGCAGTCCACAGCTGCAAGGATCTTCCCACCAGCCTGCCGAACGGGCTGGAACTGGCCTGCGTCCCGGGCCGCGCCGAGCCGTTCGACGTCGTCGTGGGGCGGTCGGCGGGCACCCTTGCCAGCCTTCCACCCCACGCCGTCGTCGGCACTTCGAGTGTGCGGCGCGTCATGCAGGTCCGGGCCCTGCGGCCCGACGTGGAGGTCCGGCCGGTCCGCGGCAACGTCGATACGCGGCTGCGAAAACTCGACGCCGGCGAGGTGGACTGTCTGATCCTGGCCGGAGCTGGACTGGGCCGCCTCGGCCTCGGCCACCGGGTCACCGAGGTGCTTCAGCCGCCGGCGTTCTGGCCGGCCATCGCCCAGGGAGCCCTGGCGATCGAGGTCCGGGCGGACGACGAGCGCACCCGGACCGTCGTGCGACTGCTCGACTGTCCTGAGACACACGCGGCCGTGCGGGCCGAGCGCAGCTGCCTTGCGTCTCTGGCCGGGGGATGCCTTGCTCCCATCGGCGGCTGGGCGCGGTCCGAGGGGGGGGGGCTGCGGCTGGGGGCTGTCGTCTTCGGCATGACCGACGGGAATGTCTCCCGGGTAACTGCGGAGGCGGTTTCCGAATCCGCGGGGGAATCCCCCGAACAACTGGGGCGTCGAGTGGCCGCCAGTCTGGAGGCCGCCGGGGCCGCGGATATGCTGGCGGCCTTTCGGGCGCAGTCCGCACCCCGTTGAATCAAAAATATTGATTCGGTAATATTTCACGTCCCTTCCCGCGGCGGAGCCTGCCGTTGGCGGATCGATCCCCCCTCACCCAGGAACCGCGTGCCCCGCGATCGAGTTACCATGCCGATAAAAGTTGTGATTGCGGATGACCATGAGGTGGTGCGTCGCGGACTCGCCAGCCTGCTGGCTGGATCCGAGGTCAAGGTCGTGGGCGAGGCGACGAACGGCGACGAGGCTGTCAAACTGACGAAGAAGCTCAAGCCCGACGTCGTGCTGATCGACATCCGCATGCCGGGGAAGGACGGCCTGGCGGCCCTGGAGAAGATCCGGGCGGACCATCCGGCGGTCCGCTGCGTGATGCTCTCGACCTTCGACAACCCGACCTACGTTGCCCGGGCGGTGGCGGCTGGGGCCCACGATTACATGCTCAAGGGCTGCACGCGGAGCGAGTTGATCAACTCGATCACGGGCGCCGCGGCCGGCCAACTGCCGATGCGGGCCGGCGAACTTCGGCGGGTGGCCACGACGATGGCCAACCGCGTGGCGACCCCCGACCCGGACATTCCGCTCACGCAGCGCGAGACCCAGGTGCTGCGGCACATGGCGCTCGGCCTGTCCAACAAGGAGATCGCCCAGTCGCTGACGATCAGCGTCGAGACTGTGAAGGAGCACGTGCAAAACATCCTCCGGAAGATTGCCGTCACCGATCGCACGCAGGCGGCCGTGTGGGCGGTGCGACGCGGTCTGGTGTGAGGATGTTGCCGCGGGAGTGATCTGAGATGGGCGCGGCATGTCGGCTGCGACGGCGCGAATGCCAGCGCGAAGGTCGCCGCGCCCAACCCGCCGTTGGCCGGCAGAACTCTCGTCGCTGAGGCAGGATAGCCTCACGCTCCTCGAGTTTCTGCCGATCCACCGGCTGCGTTGTCGAGAGCCCGGTGATCGCGCCGGGGTTTATTCCGCTCCGTTATGCCAGGCATGCAGCCCGCTGCGCCGGGCGTGAGCCCGGCGCCGGAGCCGGGCATTGCCCGGCGACAGCAAGCCGGAGCAGACGCTGTGTCGGCTGCGACGGCGCGAAGACAGACGCTGTGTCGGCTGCGACGGCGCGAATGCCAGCGCGAAGGTCGCCGCGCCCAACCCGCCGTTGGCCGGCAGAACTCTCGTCGCTGAGGCAGGATAGCCTCACGCTCCTCGAGTTTCTGCCGATCCACCGGCTGCGTTGTCGAGAGCCCGGTGATCGCGCCGGGGTTTATTCCGCTCCGTTATGCCAGGCATGCAGCCCGCTGCGCCGGGCGTGAGCCCGGCGCCGGAGCCGGGCATTGCCCGGCGACAGCAAGCCGGAGCAGACGCTGTGTCGGCTGCGACGACGCGAAGACAGACGCTGTGTCGGCTGCGACGACGCGAAGACAGACGCTGTGTCGGCTGCGACGACGCGAATGCCGGCGCGACGGCCGTCTGGCCGGTTTCTACCGGGCCCGCGGGTGGGCCTTGTCGAAATCGGCGAGCAGCCGGCTGGTCGTGACGTGGGTGTAGATCTGGGTCGTCACCAGGCTCTTGTGGCCGAGAAGCTCCTGGACGCTGCGGATGTCGGCACCGGCGTCGAGGAGGTGGGTTGCGAAGCTGTGCCGCAGTGAGTGCGGACTGGCCCGGCCCCCCAGGCCGGCGACGGCGAGGTGCTTCTCCAGCAGACGGGCCACGCCGCGGACGGACAGCCGCGTGCCGAACTTGTTCGTGAACAACGGCCGGGCACCCGACGCGCCGCCGCCCGCCGCGAGCCGGCGGGCCGCGAGCCAGGCCCGCAGCGCTGCCTGGGCATGCGAGCCGACGATGCCGAGACGTTCGCGACGGCCCTTGCCGCGGACGCGGATGGTGGCGTTGCGCAGGTCGAGGTCGCCGTCGTCGAGACTCACCAGCTCACGGACGCGGACGCCCGATGAATACATCAGCTCGAGAATCGCCCGGTCGCGCAGGCCGATGGACGACGTGGCGGGTGGCGCCGCCAGAAGGCGGCCGATCTCCTCGCCGGTGAGGAACCGGGGCAGGCTGCGGGCGCGGCGCGGACCGCGGAGCGGCTTGGCAGGGTTGGCTCTGACCCAGCCCTCGCGCTGGCAGAAGGCGAAGAAGCTGCGGGTGCTGGCCAGCTTGCGGGCCACCGTCGCGGCAGCGTAGCCAGTGGCATGCAGGCCGGCCGCGAACCGGCGCAGGATGACGGTCGTCGCCTCCGCCGGCCCGCGACAGCCCGCCCCCAGCAAAAACTCCTCGAGCTGCAGCAGGTCCTCGCGGTAGCTCTTGATCGTCAGCGGGGAAGCACCGCGCTCGGCGCCGAGTGTGCGCAGGAACCGGGTGATCGCCGTCGTGAAGCTCGCACCGCTGGCCGGGGAGAGTGTCACTGGAAGCGCCTTGACGCCGACCGGTGGAGCGGCCGGCCTCACGCCGGACGGTCAGCCCTGGGCACGAAGCCGAAACGCCGCGGCCGGGCGTTGCTGCGCCGGACCTTCTGCCCGAGCACGGCGGCGTCGTACCAGGAGAACGTCAGGTCGGGGTTGGCCGCATGCCTGGCCATCGACCGCAGGACCTCCTCCTGGCTCTCGTCGTCGAAGAGAAACACGTACCGCTCGTTGCCCTTGACGAGCGCGATGACGTTGATGTCGCGAGCGGCCATGACGTTCCCCGGACGAGCGGCGGCCACGCACTGGCCCCTGCGGTGGGTATCGGCCGGCGGGGACGACGTCCCGTAGCCCCGGTCGGTCGTCCCTCCGGGTTTTCGTCATCGGGCCAATCGGTCGGGCCGTGCGGCCGCCAGACGCGGACTTTGGGAAGGCTGTGCCGGCGGGCGTGGCATGGTGATCAGAGGAGGTCGGAAAAGCCGCGCAGGCCGAGCGGTTCGCGGCTCCAGAAGGGCTCTCCATGCAGAACGCCGATCAGCCCGCCCCACCATGCGTCGGCCGTGGCGACCCGTTCGAGAACGGTCGGCCGGGCCGCCCCGGTGGGAAACTGGCTGGCATAGCAGGCCAGGCTGGCCCGCTTCGTTTCGCTGGTCGCGGAGATGTCCACCACGAAGGCCGGCCGGCTCACGGTCTTCAGGTGCACGCATGCGTAGTGATAGATCCGCTGCGGATGCCATGGCTCGCCGGCCAGGTCGCACTTGGTGAGCTTCGCCCAGAACCGTGCGCCGACCGTGAGCCGGGTGGCGGCGAGATGATCCGGATGGGCGTCGACCCAGTGGGGGGCAAACAGCCAGCGCGGCCGGGTGCGACGGATCACGCCGGCGAGTTGTCCGCGGGCGGCGAGCGTGGCCCGGAGCCGCCGGTTCGGCAGGCCGAGATTTTCACGCCACGGGACGCCGAGGATCGCTGTGGCCGCGGCCGTCTCCCGGGCCCGCGTCTCCACCGATCCCAGCGGCGTCGGCTCGCCGTTGGTCAGGTCGAGGATACCGACCCGCATGCCGCGGGCGATCATCAGGGCGATGGTGCCCCCCATGCCCAGTTCGGCATCGTCGGGGTGCGGGGCGATGACGAGGGCGTCGAGCATGGCGGGCTGGCGGAACCGGGGGCGTGCCGGGGTGGCGATTCCCCGCGGCGTCGAGCATACTCCGCGGCCGCCTGCCGGGCGCATGTCCGGCCGGGGCGGCGGCACACACCGTCCGGCACATGCCTGGCGGCTCCACTGACCGAGCTATCGAAAGCGGGGCACCATGGCGACGGCGGCTGGCAACGACGGGCAGCAGCGATTCGCGGCCGTCTGTCACCATGCCCGGCGGGTGGCGACGCTGGCCTCGATCGAGTCGCTGCTCGACTGGGACGAGCAGGCGATGATGCCGGCCGAGGCTGGCCCCCATCGCGCGGAGCAGGCGGCCGTGCTGGCCACGCTCGTGCATCGGGAGCGGACCGATCCCGCCCAGCGCGAAAGGCTGGCCGCTCTTGCCGAAGGGCCACGTGCCGGGGACGGCACCCCGGCCGAACGGGCCACGATCCGCTTGCTCGTGAAGGAGGCCGACAAGCAGGC
Proteins encoded:
- a CDS encoding bacillithiol biosynthesis deacetylase BshB1 encodes the protein MLDALVIAPHPDDAELGMGGTIALMIARGMRVGILDLTNGEPTPLGSVETRARETAAATAILGVPWRENLGLPNRRLRATLAARGQLAGVIRRTRPRWLFAPHWVDAHPDHLAATRLTVGARFWAKLTKCDLAGEPWHPQRIYHYACVHLKTVSRPAFVVDISATSETKRASLACYASQFPTGAARPTVLERVATADAWWGGLIGVLHGEPFWSREPLGLRGFSDLL
- the xerC gene encoding tyrosine recombinase XerC codes for the protein MTLSPASGASFTTAITRFLRTLGAERGASPLTIKSYREDLLQLEEFLLGAGCRGPAEATTVILRRFAAGLHATGYAAATVARKLASTRSFFAFCQREGWVRANPAKPLRGPRRARSLPRFLTGEEIGRLLAAPPATSSIGLRDRAILELMYSSGVRVRELVSLDDGDLDLRNATIRVRGKGRRERLGIVGSHAQAALRAWLAARRLAAGGGASGARPLFTNKFGTRLSVRGVARLLEKHLAVAGLGGRASPHSLRHSFATHLLDAGADIRSVQELLGHKSLVTTQIYTHVTTSRLLADFDKAHPRAR
- a CDS encoding amidophosphoribosyltransferase produces the protein MAWAHMMRREAARLAGRGLDLLCPARCAVCGADVAAGIPDECPPGPTTCAACRRMLVGPDRCTRCGGSCAAGTCRARAEWDGIVVLGGYGDDLRHAVLRAKRPGGEPLAAALGGLCAQRHAATLDAWRIDVVVPVPMHWWRRALRGATAAGAIARGLAAALGRPCVQGLARTRHTPLQNRLPYEQRRGNVRGAFRALARMADRRVLLVDDVVTTGGTCAACREALRSVGVGAVFVAAVARAERDDDPANAAHG
- a CDS encoding DNA-binding response regulator gives rise to the protein MVRRGLASLLAGSEVKVVGEATNGDEAVKLTKKLKPDVVLIDIRMPGKDGLAALEKIRADHPAVRCVMLSTFDNPTYVARAVAAGAHDYMLKGCTRSELINSITGAAAGQLPMRAGELRRVATTMANRVATPDPDIPLTQRETQVLRHMALGLSNKEIAQSLTISVETVKEHVQNILRKIAVTDRTQAAVWAVRRGLV
- the hemC gene encoding porphobilinogen deaminase, whose product is MSRNASIRIGTRGSLLARTQSEGVAAALRQAGVAVELVVIATTGDVRTDIPIAGLVRAGGSDGVFVRELEQALRDGRIDAAVHSCKDLPTSLPNGLELACVPGRAEPFDVVVGRSAGTLASLPPHAVVGTSSVRRVMQVRALRPDVEVRPVRGNVDTRLRKLDAGEVDCLILAGAGLGRLGLGHRVTEVLQPPAFWPAIAQGALAIEVRADDERTRTVVRLLDCPETHAAVRAERSCLASLAGGCLAPIGGWARSEGGGLRLGAVVFGMTDGNVSRVTAEAVSESAGESPEQLGRRVAASLEAAGAADMLAAFRAQSAPR